In one Balaenoptera musculus isolate JJ_BM4_2016_0621 chromosome 20, mBalMus1.pri.v3, whole genome shotgun sequence genomic region, the following are encoded:
- the LOC118886644 gene encoding 40S ribosomal protein S27-like has translation MPLSKDLLRPSPEEEKRKHKKKSLVQSPNSYFMDVKCSGCYKITTVFGHAQTVVLCVGCSTVLCQPTGGKARLTEGCSFRRKQH, from the coding sequence ATGCCTCTCTCAAAGGATCTCCTTCGTCCCTctccagaagaggagaaaaggaaacacaagaagaAGAGCCTGGTGCAGAGCCCCAATTCCTATTTCATGGATGTGAAATGCTCAGGATGCTATAAAATCACCACTGTCTTTGGCCATGCACAAACAGTAGTTCTGTGTGTTGGCTGCTCTACTGTCCTCTGCCAGCCTACAGGAGGAAAAGCAAGGCTTACAGAAGGATGCTCCTTCAGACGGAAGCAGCACTAA